One window of Solwaraspora sp. WMMA2056 genomic DNA carries:
- a CDS encoding type II toxin-antitoxin system VapC family toxin — translation MAFLLDTNVVSELRKSNPNQNVIAWNKTHSAAEAYLSVLVVGEIRQGIERLRPRDPQRAESLQRWLTGLIASFRDRVLPVTTEIAIEWGRMNVPPAPPPVVDGLIAATAKVHRLTLVTRNIADISRTGVSTINPFDPH, via the coding sequence TTGGCATTTCTGCTGGACACCAACGTGGTGTCGGAACTGCGTAAGTCAAACCCGAACCAGAACGTCATCGCGTGGAACAAGACACATTCGGCCGCCGAGGCCTACCTGAGTGTGCTCGTGGTAGGTGAGATCCGGCAGGGAATCGAGCGGCTCCGCCCGCGTGACCCGCAGCGCGCCGAGTCACTTCAGCGCTGGCTGACCGGTCTGATCGCGAGCTTCCGAGATCGGGTGCTGCCCGTGACGACCGAGATAGCGATCGAGTGGGGCCGGATGAACGTCCCGCCTGCGCCACCACCGGTCGTCGACGGACTGATCGCGGCGACCGCGAAGGTCCACCGCCTCACCCTGGTCACCCGCAACATCGCCGACATCTCTCGGACCGGGGTCAGCACCATCAACCCCTTCGATCCCCACTGA
- a CDS encoding MerR family transcriptional regulator, which produces MRIGDAAAAAGTTPRALRFYEQRGLLPPPTRTRTGQRTYGPADVARVRIIRELLSLGLTVEDIATLSDRLHLLDGDTLPQHTLPAHVRIPEAAETFGRRLEVIDRQIARLMQLRQLLAVCHAQLTDIPAGEVQNGDAQPTSR; this is translated from the coding sequence ATGCGGATCGGTGACGCGGCGGCAGCGGCGGGGACGACACCACGAGCGCTGCGCTTCTACGAGCAACGGGGGCTGCTGCCACCGCCGACCCGCACCCGCACCGGGCAGCGGACGTACGGCCCCGCCGACGTCGCCCGGGTCCGGATCATCCGGGAGCTGCTGTCACTCGGCCTCACCGTCGAGGACATCGCCACCCTCAGCGACCGGCTGCACCTGCTCGACGGCGACACGTTGCCGCAGCACACCCTGCCGGCGCACGTCCGGATTCCGGAGGCGGCCGAGACCTTCGGCCGACGGCTGGAGGTCATCGACCGGCAGATCGCCCGGCTGATGCAACTCCGCCAGCTGTTGGCCGTCTGTCATGCGCAGCTCACCGACATCCCGGCAGGCGAGGTTCAAAACGGCGACGCTCAGCCGACTTCGAGGTGA
- a CDS encoding class IV adenylate cyclase produces the protein MREVEVKYRVQDREALLVALTARGIEPGPPIVQDDQAYAPQSWSYGDSKLGVPFVRLRTVGGRHTFTLKRPADNALACDEYETAVTDRDQMHAAILAMGFRPTVRIAKVRRTAELPDGVLCVDDVAGLGTFLELERIVGDGVPGEAVQAELAAFVAALGVAASRTDETYDSLVRSALAAA, from the coding sequence GTGCGCGAGGTCGAGGTCAAGTACCGCGTCCAGGACCGGGAAGCGTTGCTCGTCGCGCTCACCGCGCGCGGCATCGAGCCGGGTCCGCCGATCGTGCAGGACGATCAGGCGTACGCGCCGCAAAGCTGGTCGTACGGTGACAGCAAGCTCGGCGTCCCCTTCGTACGGTTGCGGACCGTCGGCGGCCGACACACCTTCACCCTCAAGCGTCCCGCCGACAACGCGCTGGCTTGTGACGAGTACGAGACGGCGGTGACCGACCGCGACCAGATGCACGCCGCGATCCTGGCGATGGGCTTCCGCCCGACCGTGCGGATCGCGAAAGTACGCCGTACCGCCGAATTGCCCGACGGCGTGCTGTGCGTCGACGACGTCGCCGGCCTCGGCACCTTCCTTGAGCTGGAACGCATCGTCGGTGACGGCGTGCCCGGCGAGGCGGTGCAGGCCGAGCTGGCCGCGTTCGTCGCCGCACTCGGCGTCGCGGCGTCCCGCACCGACGAGACGTACGACTCGCTGGTCCGGTCGGCCCTCGCCGCAGCCTGA
- a CDS encoding type II toxin-antitoxin system Phd/YefM family antitoxin, with translation MHWQVQEAKQRFSEVLRAAERGEPQIVTKHGEEVAVVIDISEYRRLRGEQTSFMEYLRSNPDMDDDFEIERQQDLPRDIDLAG, from the coding sequence ATGCACTGGCAGGTCCAAGAGGCGAAGCAGAGGTTCAGCGAGGTGCTTCGCGCAGCCGAGCGGGGTGAGCCGCAGATCGTGACGAAGCACGGCGAGGAGGTGGCCGTGGTCATCGACATCTCGGAGTACCGCCGTCTCCGCGGCGAACAGACCAGCTTCATGGAGTACCTTCGCAGCAATCCTGACATGGACGACGACTTCGAGATCGAACGCCAGCAGGATCTCCCCCGCGACATCGACCTGGCTGGCTGA
- a CDS encoding NADP-dependent oxidoreductase, with amino-acid sequence MPSTPLTHREVRLTAVPDGLPRPEHFTVAQVPTPRPGPGEVLVRNRAFLVFAALLRTMIGAAAAGLPGVRPGEPLPGPAIGEVVTAPDGSGLRPGDLVGHDLGWREYATVPLDGCRPLGNSLPDPVAHLSQGWTAYGALTRAVDVRPGDTVLVTGAAGAVGSLAGQIARLLGAGRVIGTTGSTEKADRLTADLGYDAVVVRGAGPVAKQLADAAPDGIDVLLDTVGGEQLQAAVAAARPHARFVLIGALSAQLAAEGLGISAPVELDLVPIVLKRIHLHGFNAADHLDALDEWTERFGGWLRAGHIQFPHARLPGIDRAPEAFQHVAEGRHVGAVIVELVPS; translated from the coding sequence ATGCCCTCGACACCCTTGACGCACCGGGAGGTGCGGCTCACCGCCGTCCCGGACGGCCTGCCCCGACCCGAACACTTCACCGTCGCGCAGGTCCCGACACCACGCCCCGGACCAGGCGAAGTCCTCGTCCGCAACCGCGCCTTCCTGGTGTTCGCCGCGCTGCTGCGGACCATGATCGGCGCTGCGGCGGCGGGGCTGCCCGGGGTACGTCCCGGCGAGCCGCTGCCGGGACCGGCGATCGGCGAGGTCGTCACCGCCCCGGACGGCAGCGGGTTGCGCCCAGGCGACCTCGTCGGGCACGACCTCGGCTGGCGCGAGTACGCGACGGTGCCCCTCGACGGATGCCGGCCGTTGGGGAACTCCCTCCCGGACCCGGTCGCGCACCTGTCGCAGGGCTGGACGGCGTACGGCGCACTGACCCGAGCCGTCGACGTACGCCCTGGCGACACCGTCCTGGTCACCGGCGCGGCCGGTGCCGTCGGATCACTCGCGGGTCAGATCGCCCGGCTCCTGGGCGCGGGCCGGGTCATCGGCACCACCGGTTCGACGGAAAAGGCCGACCGGCTGACCGCCGACCTCGGGTACGACGCCGTGGTCGTACGCGGCGCGGGACCTGTCGCGAAGCAGCTCGCCGACGCCGCGCCGGACGGCATCGACGTGCTGCTCGACACCGTCGGCGGCGAACAACTCCAGGCAGCCGTGGCCGCAGCCCGTCCGCACGCCCGGTTCGTCCTCATCGGGGCGCTCTCCGCGCAGCTGGCCGCCGAGGGTCTGGGCATCAGCGCCCCGGTGGAGCTCGACCTGGTGCCGATCGTGCTCAAGCGCATCCACCTGCACGGCTTCAACGCCGCCGACCATCTGGACGCACTCGACGAATGGACCGAGCGGTTCGGCGGCTGGCTGCGGGCCGGCCACATCCAGTTCCCGCATGCACGGCTGCCCGGAATCGACCGGGCACCGGAGGCGTTCCAGCACGTCGCCGAAGGTCGGCACGTCGGCGCCGTCATCGTGGAGCTGGTGCCGTCATAG